A DNA window from Legionella sp. MW5194 contains the following coding sequences:
- a CDS encoding outer membrane protein, whose translation MSRMLKANLALVSVLWTAAAPAAVYFNLGAGGAFSSTSNRFTGNSTTVLYGPTAIGTSLFSLPDVNWRNELKNGFDLNAALGYRLNDTWRADVEFLYQNLKRHSQGNYDWQEQNPVTGAIYARQANNPISDKSKRAHVYSLLTNIAYDLTPHGQWTPFLNGGVGVAWLQSGRVKTNNTLDIDDPATPLIETAPATQTSPCLYGTAFAWQFKAGAAYAVNDKTTAILQYRLLGTSSFKASGSVITSNPGTLGQASFYIAEHDIKGLLTQAIEFTLRLNV comes from the coding sequence ATGAGCAGGATGTTAAAAGCCAATCTGGCCCTGGTGAGCGTACTCTGGACTGCCGCAGCGCCAGCCGCCGTTTATTTTAATCTGGGGGCCGGCGGGGCTTTTTCCTCGACCAGCAATCGCTTTACCGGCAATTCAACCACGGTCCTGTATGGCCCGACGGCCATAGGCACCAGCCTGTTTTCATTGCCGGATGTGAACTGGCGTAATGAACTAAAAAATGGTTTTGATTTAAACGCAGCCCTGGGTTATCGCCTGAATGACACCTGGCGAGCCGATGTTGAATTTTTGTATCAAAACCTGAAGCGTCACAGTCAAGGCAACTATGACTGGCAAGAACAAAATCCCGTTACCGGTGCCATTTACGCACGACAAGCCAATAATCCCATCAGCGACAAAAGCAAGCGGGCTCATGTGTATTCGCTGCTGACGAACATCGCGTATGATTTAACCCCGCATGGTCAATGGACTCCCTTCTTAAATGGTGGGGTGGGTGTGGCCTGGTTGCAATCGGGTCGGGTAAAAACCAATAACACCCTCGATATCGATGATCCGGCCACACCCCTGATTGAAACCGCACCCGCGACGCAAACCAGTCCTTGCCTTTACGGTACGGCATTCGCCTGGCAATTTAAGGCGGGCGCCGCGTATGCAGTGAATGATAAAACCACTGCGATCCTGCAATACCGTTTATTGGGTACATCCAGCTTCAAAGCCAGCGGCAGCGTCATCACCAGCAATCCCGGCACGTTGGGGCAAGCGTCGTTTTACATTGCCGAGCACGATATTAAAGGCTTGCTCACTCAGGCCATTGAATTCACGCTGCGGTTAAATGTCTGA
- a CDS encoding nuclear transport factor 2 family protein has protein sequence MSKKGITLALCLAASSLAFAAKNEQEMNKDVVTRFYQKAINDKDFAAAETYMGPWYIQHNPLAKDGIEGFKQYVDYLKSTYPESHSEIKRVLAEGDYVILHVHSIKEPGTRGQAIIDIFRLESNKIVEHWDVVQSIPENAANSNGMF, from the coding sequence ATGAGCAAAAAAGGCATTACACTGGCCCTCTGTCTGGCCGCTTCCAGTCTGGCTTTTGCTGCAAAAAATGAACAGGAGATGAATAAAGACGTCGTGACCCGGTTTTATCAAAAAGCCATTAATGACAAGGATTTTGCCGCCGCAGAAACGTACATGGGCCCTTGGTATATCCAGCACAATCCCCTGGCAAAAGACGGTATCGAGGGCTTTAAGCAATACGTTGATTACCTGAAAAGCACCTATCCTGAGTCGCACAGCGAAATCAAACGGGTCCTGGCGGAAGGGGATTATGTGATTCTTCATGTCCATTCCATCAAAGAGCCGGGCACCCGCGGCCAGGCCATCATCGACATTTTCAGGCTGGAAAGCAATAAAATTGTCGAGCATTGGGATGTTGTGCAAAGCATTCCCGAGAATGCCGCCAACAGCAATGGCATGTTTTAA
- a CDS encoding LysR family transcriptional regulator codes for MARITLEQWRVLQAVADEGTFAKAGEKLHKSQSSISYTVGKLQDILGIRLFDLQGRKAVLTEQGLHILNSSRQLTRAARNLEQSVHQFKSNHEKTLRLAVDEIFPPNRLLQVLKAFSLQNTPTRIILNQGLLSGPSDALEQGEAEMVIVSRIPEGYMGEKLMDINSIPYAHIDSPLHQKNIGLEELCEERYIIVQDSGRHKKRNEGWLGSEFHWKVSSMEMKIQCVAHGIGFSWLPEALVEGRNLPIKPLRLPQENVRTYQLYLVHHNPQNMGPSARALTDLFRQYSQSPVP; via the coding sequence ATGGCTAGAATTACTCTGGAACAGTGGAGGGTTTTGCAAGCCGTGGCGGATGAAGGGACCTTTGCCAAAGCCGGGGAAAAGCTGCATAAAAGTCAATCAAGCATCAGTTACACCGTGGGTAAATTACAGGATATTCTCGGTATTCGACTGTTTGATTTGCAGGGCCGAAAGGCTGTGCTTACCGAGCAAGGCCTGCATATTCTCAATTCGTCACGGCAATTAACACGGGCAGCCAGGAATCTGGAACAGAGCGTTCACCAGTTTAAATCCAACCATGAAAAAACCCTGCGTCTGGCGGTGGATGAAATTTTTCCCCCCAATCGCTTATTGCAGGTTTTAAAAGCCTTTAGCCTTCAGAATACGCCTACCCGTATTATTTTAAATCAAGGGCTGTTATCCGGTCCCAGCGACGCGTTAGAGCAGGGTGAAGCCGAGATGGTTATAGTTTCTCGTATTCCTGAAGGTTACATGGGGGAGAAATTAATGGACATTAACTCCATTCCCTATGCGCACATTGACAGTCCCCTGCACCAAAAAAACATAGGCCTTGAGGAACTCTGCGAGGAACGATACATCATCGTTCAGGATTCGGGCCGACATAAAAAAAGGAACGAAGGCTGGTTAGGCTCGGAATTTCACTGGAAGGTCAGTTCCATGGAAATGAAAATTCAATGCGTGGCGCATGGCATTGGTTTTTCCTGGTTGCCTGAAGCGCTGGTTGAGGGTAGAAATTTACCCATCAAACCCCTGCGATTACCGCAGGAGAATGTGCGTACTTACCAACTGTATCTGGTGCATCACAATCCCCAGAACATGGGGCCTTCCGCACGCGCGCTGACGGACCTGTTCAGGCAGTACAGTCAATCGCCAGTACCGTAA
- a CDS encoding SRPBCC family protein translates to MKPLYVDPDIRKASTLSSDFYTSPDWFEQSREKIFARTWQFCLSSEALRLPGQLVPHTLLPGLLDEPLLFVRDEQDALHCLSNVCTHRGNLLVEAPCTVMQKIKCAYHGRRFSLCGEMLHMPEFEQTQNFPSERDNLPAIPFDTLEPFLFASLAPAVPFKEVFTEIRERLFWLPMENMRLDTQRSRDYLVKAHWALYCENYLEALHIPFVHPGLRQVIDCTTYTTELYRYCNLQLALAANGEPSFNLPKDAQDYGKEVAAYYYWVFPNTMLNFYPWGCSVNVVKPMAPDVTKVSFLTFVLDESHLGKGAGGELDVVEREDEAVVEAVQKGIRSRFYDSGRFSPTKEQGTHHFQRLLCEFLND, encoded by the coding sequence ATGAAGCCGCTTTATGTTGATCCGGATATTAGAAAAGCGTCCACCTTGTCTTCGGACTTTTATACTTCACCCGACTGGTTTGAGCAAAGCAGGGAAAAAATTTTTGCGAGAACCTGGCAATTTTGCCTGAGTTCGGAGGCTTTACGGCTTCCCGGTCAATTGGTTCCTCATACCCTGCTGCCTGGCTTGCTCGATGAGCCCTTGCTGTTTGTACGCGATGAGCAGGATGCCCTGCACTGCTTAAGCAATGTCTGCACCCACCGCGGTAATCTTCTGGTTGAAGCCCCCTGCACCGTCATGCAGAAAATCAAATGTGCCTATCATGGCCGCCGTTTCAGTCTTTGTGGTGAGATGCTGCACATGCCAGAATTTGAACAAACGCAGAACTTTCCTTCTGAGCGCGACAACCTGCCAGCCATTCCCTTTGATACTCTGGAGCCGTTTTTATTTGCCTCGCTGGCGCCTGCCGTGCCATTTAAGGAGGTTTTTACCGAAATTCGCGAGCGTTTATTCTGGCTGCCCATGGAAAACATGCGCCTGGATACACAGCGGTCTCGTGATTACCTGGTTAAGGCCCATTGGGCCCTTTACTGTGAAAATTACCTTGAAGCCCTGCATATTCCCTTTGTCCATCCCGGTTTAAGGCAGGTGATTGACTGCACCACGTACACCACTGAACTTTACCGTTATTGCAATTTGCAATTGGCGCTGGCTGCCAATGGCGAACCGAGTTTCAATTTACCGAAAGACGCGCAGGATTATGGCAAGGAGGTGGCGGCTTATTATTACTGGGTATTCCCCAACACCATGCTCAATTTTTACCCCTGGGGATGCTCGGTGAATGTGGTCAAACCCATGGCGCCGGATGTCACGAAAGTCTCGTTTTTAACGTTTGTGCTTGATGAAAGTCACCTGGGTAAAGGGGCCGGTGGCGAACTGGATGTGGTTGAGCGGGAAGACGAGGCTGTGGTGGAGGCTGTACAAAAAGGAATACGGTCCCGTTTTTATGATAGCGGTCGTTTTTCACCGACCAAAGAACAAGGAACTCATCACTTTCAGCGCTTACTGTGTGAATTCCTCAATGACTAG
- a CDS encoding DHA2 family efflux MFS transporter permease subunit, whose translation MRKNLILVLVSFAMFMESVDTTVINTAIPVMAKSLKVYPIDLKLALISYLLSLAIFIPISGWIADKFGVKKVFMCAIAVFTLSSIWCGFTQSLPELIAARIVQGLGGSLTMPVGRLIIIRTCERHELVAKMSIVVMVAAIGMMLGPVVGGFITSHFSWRWIFWVNAPIGALALVLARKLLPSMPPRPVPSLDKIGFILFGSGLATLTFGLSTLSESHTRNSHSLLTLAMAVLLLLFYSWHSRNKTHPVVKVSLLRLRTFRVSITGNLLARLGFGGIPFLLPLLFQLSLGFSPELSGLLLAPIALGVLLVKPLSLAILRLFGYKKLLILNTVLVALGLFSFALVNQQTSLYLITTLTFAYGFLISLQYTGMNSLAYANLAPDDISAATSIMSTTQQLAQSFGVAVAAVLVRIFAAANNETLLSLKTFHESFIALGILTLCSVAVFISLKKEDGDELIHGPLENARAN comes from the coding sequence ATGAGAAAAAATCTTATCCTCGTGCTCGTGTCCTTTGCCATGTTCATGGAATCCGTGGATACCACGGTCATTAACACCGCCATTCCAGTGATGGCCAAAAGCCTTAAGGTCTATCCCATCGATTTAAAACTGGCGTTAATAAGCTACCTGCTCAGCCTGGCTATTTTTATCCCCATCAGTGGTTGGATTGCGGATAAATTCGGGGTTAAAAAAGTCTTCATGTGTGCCATTGCCGTGTTTACGTTAAGCTCCATCTGGTGTGGCTTTACCCAAAGCCTGCCGGAACTGATTGCAGCCCGCATTGTGCAGGGCCTGGGTGGTTCATTGACCATGCCCGTCGGTCGTCTGATTATTATCCGCACCTGTGAGCGCCACGAACTGGTTGCCAAAATGAGCATTGTGGTGATGGTGGCGGCCATTGGCATGATGCTTGGTCCGGTTGTTGGCGGTTTCATCACCAGTCACTTTTCCTGGCGGTGGATATTCTGGGTGAATGCGCCCATCGGCGCACTGGCTTTAGTGCTTGCCCGGAAATTGCTGCCGTCTATGCCGCCAAGGCCGGTACCCAGCCTGGATAAGATCGGGTTTATCCTGTTCGGTAGTGGACTGGCCACGTTAACCTTTGGCTTGTCCACGTTGAGCGAATCCCACACCAGAAACTCGCATTCGCTGTTGACCCTCGCCATGGCGGTGCTGCTGCTGTTATTTTATAGCTGGCATTCGCGCAATAAAACGCATCCGGTGGTTAAGGTAAGTCTGCTTCGCCTGCGTACCTTTCGGGTTTCCATCACCGGGAATCTTCTGGCACGGCTGGGCTTTGGTGGTATTCCCTTTCTGCTTCCCCTGCTGTTTCAGCTTAGCCTTGGATTTTCCCCGGAGCTTTCAGGGCTGCTTCTGGCGCCGATCGCCTTAGGGGTTTTACTGGTTAAGCCATTGTCGCTTGCGATTTTGAGACTCTTTGGCTATAAGAAGCTGTTGATCCTCAACACAGTCCTGGTGGCGCTGGGGCTGTTTTCCTTTGCCTTGGTTAATCAACAAACATCCCTTTACCTTATTACCACCCTGACTTTCGCTTACGGATTTTTAATCTCACTGCAATACACGGGCATGAATTCCTTAGCTTATGCCAATCTTGCCCCCGATGACATCAGTGCTGCCACCAGCATCATGAGCACGACCCAGCAACTCGCACAAAGCTTCGGGGTGGCGGTAGCTGCCGTTTTGGTGCGGATTTTTGCAGCCGCCAACAACGAAACTTTATTAAGCCTTAAAACCTTTCATGAATCGTTTATCGCCTTGGGGATATTAACCTTGTGCTCCGTGGCTGTTTTTATTTCTTTAAAAAAAGAGGATGGCGATGAGTTAATTCATGGGCCTCTGGAAAATGCCCGGGCCAACTAG
- a CDS encoding hotdog fold thioesterase has translation MKMAIWYSEFGIDDLNRRGSNTLSELLGIQFIEIGEDYLTASMPVDDRTRQPIGILHGGANVVLAETVASTAANAVIDIKRFYCVGLEINANHLRSVKEGLVTAVASPVHLGRTTQVWQIAIYNEQGKQTCISRMTAAVIAR, from the coding sequence ATGAAAATGGCCATCTGGTACAGCGAGTTTGGTATTGACGATTTGAATCGCCGCGGAAGCAACACCCTGTCTGAGTTACTGGGCATTCAGTTTATTGAAATTGGCGAGGATTACCTGACCGCCTCCATGCCCGTTGATGATCGTACGCGGCAACCCATCGGCATTCTCCATGGCGGCGCCAATGTGGTGTTGGCAGAGACCGTAGCCAGTACTGCAGCCAATGCCGTGATTGATATCAAGCGCTTTTATTGTGTAGGACTGGAAATCAACGCCAACCACCTTCGCTCCGTCAAAGAAGGGCTGGTCACGGCTGTCGCCTCACCAGTGCATCTGGGGCGTACGACGCAAGTTTGGCAGATTGCCATTTACAACGAGCAAGGTAAACAGACCTGCATTTCACGAATGACAGCGGCAGTCATTGCCCGCTAG
- a CDS encoding acylphosphatase: MTNPSCMRCFVAGKVQGVWYRASAKEEAFRLGITGWARNLKDGRVEIFACGEVDKLNLFYAWIKKGPRLARVEEHSREDLPWQDYQGFDSF; this comes from the coding sequence ATGACTAATCCATCGTGTATGCGCTGTTTTGTTGCAGGCAAAGTGCAGGGAGTATGGTATCGGGCTTCCGCCAAAGAGGAGGCATTCAGACTGGGCATTACCGGTTGGGCACGTAATCTCAAGGATGGGCGTGTAGAAATTTTTGCCTGTGGGGAGGTGGATAAACTCAATCTGTTTTATGCGTGGATAAAAAAAGGTCCGCGTTTAGCCCGTGTGGAAGAGCATAGTCGAGAAGATCTTCCCTGGCAGGATTATCAAGGATTTGATTCGTTTTAA